One genomic segment of Protaetiibacter intestinalis includes these proteins:
- the rplI gene encoding 50S ribosomal protein L9, giving the protein MSKLILTSEVTGLGSAGDVVEVKNGYARNYLIPQGFAVAWSRGGEKQVDQIKAARAARELATLEEAQDLKAKLEAAPIKLSVKAGREGRLFGSVKTADIVAAVEAAGLGSIDKQNIELAAPVKATGRHEASVRLREDVVAALQLEVVAAK; this is encoded by the coding sequence ATGTCGAAGCTCATCCTCACCTCCGAGGTCACCGGCCTCGGTTCCGCCGGTGACGTCGTCGAGGTCAAGAACGGCTACGCCCGCAACTACCTCATCCCGCAGGGTTTCGCCGTGGCCTGGAGCCGCGGCGGCGAGAAGCAGGTCGACCAGATCAAGGCGGCGCGTGCCGCTCGTGAGCTGGCCACCCTCGAAGAGGCCCAGGACCTGAAGGCGAAGCTCGAGGCCGCGCCGATCAAGCTGAGCGTGAAGGCGGGCCGCGAGGGCCGTCTGTTCGGCTCGGTCAAGACCGCCGACATCGTCGCCGCGGTCGAGGCCGCCGGTCTCGGCTCGATCGACAAGCAGAACATCGAGCTCGCGGCGCCGGTCAAGGCGACCGGCCGCCACGAGGCGAGCGTGCGTCTGCGCGAAGACGTGGTCGCCGCCCTCCAGCTGGAGGTCGTCGCGGCCAAGTAG
- the rpsR gene encoding 30S ribosomal protein S18, protein MAGKSSGGQDRRKRVAKGGKNAAPAKAIKVGIIDYKDVATLRKFVSERGKIRARRITGVSVQEQRLIARAVKNAREMALLPYAGSGR, encoded by the coding sequence ATGGCTGGAAAGAGCAGCGGCGGCCAGGACCGCCGCAAGCGCGTCGCGAAGGGCGGCAAGAACGCCGCCCCCGCGAAGGCGATCAAGGTCGGCATCATCGACTACAAGGATGTCGCCACCCTCCGCAAGTTCGTCTCGGAGCGCGGCAAGATCCGCGCCCGTCGCATCACCGGTGTCTCCGTGCAGGAGCAGCGCCTCATCGCCCGCGCCGTGAAGAACGCGCGCGAGATGGCGCTCCTCCCGTACGCGGGCTCGGGCCGTTAA
- a CDS encoding single-stranded DNA-binding protein, which yields MAGETIITVVGNLTADPELRYTQSGLAVANFTIASTPRTFDRASNDWKDGEALFLRASCWREFAEHVAGSLTKGSRVVATGRLKQRSYETKEGEKRTAIELEVDEIGPSLRYATAQVTRASSGSGGGGRSQGAVADEPWASSGPSSDAGDVWNTPGSYSDETPF from the coding sequence ATGGCCGGCGAGACGATCATCACGGTCGTGGGCAACCTCACGGCGGACCCGGAGCTGCGCTACACGCAGTCCGGCCTCGCGGTCGCGAACTTCACGATCGCGTCCACGCCGCGCACCTTCGACCGGGCGAGCAACGACTGGAAGGACGGCGAGGCCCTGTTCCTCCGCGCGTCCTGCTGGCGTGAGTTCGCCGAGCACGTCGCCGGCTCGCTGACGAAGGGCAGCCGCGTCGTCGCGACCGGTCGCCTCAAGCAGCGCTCCTACGAGACCAAGGAGGGCGAGAAGCGCACCGCCATCGAGCTCGAGGTCGACGAGATCGGCCCGAGCCTGCGGTACGCGACCGCCCAGGTGACCCGCGCATCCTCCGGTTCGGGAGGCGGTGGCCGCTCGCAGGGCGCCGTCGCCGACGAGCCGTGGGCGAGCTCCGGTCCCTCCTCCGACGCGGGCGATGTGTGGAACACGCCCGGCTCCTACTCCGACGAGACCCCGTTCTGA
- the rpsF gene encoding 30S ribosomal protein S6 has protein sequence MTHQYELMVILDPEIDERTVAPSLDKFLGVIRNDGGTIENVDIWGRRRLAYEIKKKAEGIYAVVNFTATSEATLELDRQLKLSEAVLRTKVLRAEEAVARADKHAESEAKKAARKAAKAPAEKPAAKAAAEKDAE, from the coding sequence ATGACGCATCAGTACGAGTTGATGGTGATTCTCGATCCCGAGATCGATGAGCGCACCGTCGCACCCAGCCTGGACAAGTTCCTCGGCGTCATCCGCAACGACGGTGGCACCATCGAGAACGTCGACATCTGGGGTCGTCGCCGCCTGGCGTACGAGATCAAGAAGAAGGCCGAGGGCATCTACGCCGTCGTCAACTTCACCGCCACGAGCGAGGCCACCCTCGAGCTCGACCGTCAGCTGAAGCTGTCGGAGGCCGTGCTGCGCACCAAGGTGCTCCGCGCGGAGGAGGCCGTGGCCCGTGCCGACAAGCACGCCGAGTCCGAGGCGAAGAAGGCTGCCCGCAAGGCAGCCAAGGCGCCCGCCGAGAAGCCGGCCGCGAAGGCGGCTGCCGAGAAGGACGCCGAGTAG
- a CDS encoding CCA tRNA nucleotidyltransferase — protein MQPVAAAVERLQALADSPRIRALAERFADAGHELALVGGPVRDAFLGRDAHDLDFATSATPDEILAVIAPIADTHWDIGRAFGTIGARLGELTVELTTYRSDVYDGTTRKPVVAFGDSLEGDLLRRDFTVNAMALRLPEKVLVDPSGGLDDLLARRLRTPIEPEVSFGDDPLRMLRGARFTAQLGFALEPATASAIEAMAGRIDIVSAERVGEELSKLLLAPDPVPGLRVLVETGLAEHVLPELPALRLEIDEHAHHKDVYEHSLTALTQAIALERSRGHAPDLVLRLAVLLHDIGKPATRRIEPGGAVSFHHHDVLGAKLATKRLRELRFDGDTIKAVATLIRLHLRFFGYADTSWTDAAVRRYVRDAGEQLERLHILSRADVTTRNQRKAARLQRAYDELEERIAVLAEEEELAALRPDLDGEQIMAILGIRPGPEVGEAYRHLLELRLDEGPLGPEAAEARLREWWAARPPV, from the coding sequence ATGCAACCCGTTGCGGCCGCGGTCGAGCGTCTCCAGGCGCTGGCCGACTCCCCCCGCATCCGGGCGCTCGCGGAGCGGTTCGCGGATGCCGGGCACGAGCTCGCGCTCGTGGGCGGCCCCGTGCGGGATGCCTTCCTCGGCCGCGACGCGCACGACCTCGACTTCGCGACCTCGGCGACGCCCGACGAGATCCTCGCGGTGATCGCGCCGATCGCCGACACCCACTGGGACATCGGGCGCGCCTTCGGCACGATCGGCGCCCGGCTCGGCGAGCTCACGGTCGAGCTCACCACCTACCGCTCCGACGTGTACGACGGCACCACCCGCAAGCCCGTCGTGGCGTTCGGCGACTCGCTCGAGGGTGACCTGCTGCGCCGCGACTTCACCGTCAACGCGATGGCGCTGCGGCTGCCCGAGAAGGTGCTCGTCGACCCCTCCGGCGGGCTCGACGACCTGCTCGCGCGGAGGCTGCGCACGCCCATCGAGCCGGAGGTGTCGTTCGGCGACGACCCGCTGCGGATGCTGCGCGGCGCCCGATTCACGGCGCAGCTCGGGTTCGCGCTCGAGCCGGCGACGGCATCCGCGATCGAGGCGATGGCCGGGCGCATCGACATCGTCTCGGCCGAGCGGGTGGGCGAGGAGCTGTCGAAGCTGCTGCTCGCGCCCGACCCGGTGCCGGGGCTGCGGGTGCTCGTCGAGACGGGGCTCGCCGAGCACGTGCTGCCCGAGTTGCCGGCGCTGCGGCTCGAGATCGACGAGCACGCCCACCACAAGGACGTCTACGAGCACTCGCTCACCGCCCTCACGCAGGCGATCGCGCTCGAGCGCTCGCGGGGGCACGCGCCCGACCTCGTGCTGCGGCTCGCGGTGCTGCTGCACGACATCGGCAAGCCGGCGACCCGCAGGATCGAGCCGGGCGGCGCCGTGAGCTTCCACCACCACGACGTGCTCGGGGCGAAGCTCGCCACCAAGCGCCTGCGCGAGCTGCGCTTCGACGGCGACACGATCAAGGCGGTCGCGACCCTCATCCGCCTGCACCTGCGCTTCTTCGGCTATGCCGACACCTCCTGGACGGATGCGGCGGTGCGCCGCTACGTGCGCGACGCGGGCGAGCAGCTCGAGCGGCTGCACATCCTGTCCCGCGCGGATGTGACGACCCGCAACCAGCGCAAGGCGGCCCGGCTGCAGCGCGCCTACGACGAGCTCGAGGAGCGGATCGCCGTGCTCGCGGAGGAGGAGGAGCTCGCCGCCCTCCGTCCCGACCTCGACGGGGAGCAGATCATGGCGATCCTCGGCATCCGTCCCGGCCCCGAGGTGGGCGAGGCCTACCGCCACCTGCTCGAGCTGCGACTCGACGAGGGGCCGCTCGGCCCCGAGGCGGCGGAGGCCCGGCTGCGCGAGTGGTGGGCTGCGCGCCCACCCGTGTAA
- a CDS encoding DUF6049 family protein gives MPLTTRRAWRALASGLLAAAVLAVVASPVAADPEPEQTPTTRTASVATVTPGVGPLSIAVIMPIVVPPEPTGLIPAEDLARYTASFGLLTRQLDAVQGSTVTLAVDPMVFASIRVLGSSAPESAIAWLARLEALDAEVFTLAYADADVAAAARTDTLDVLQPSGFGFALDPADFTPVETASPSPTPSPEPTAPVDPDAAPPFPSTEDVLAWSSTLPTIAWPGASGIGPDQLAPLAAAGYEDVLVSDESVGAPSTPLVTLDGIQGIVTDTGLSSLLGDAAGAVTEAELTSALEALRAELAADATETPGRGIVLTLGRVWPYTMSSLPEALTAINAAASSQLVPLSEILATTPSSATLAEAADETERDAAFTDAASDAAAELQFSSVLADPTVLLDPRRLERIALYGLGWSSDASGWTDAVTAFHERSQEITNSIRLERGSDVLQLARNTEFRVSVSNALEFPVTVRVSIDPKSPILQVAEPVDLTVEPGATGTAYLKVEAVANGEVLVQTDVHSPTGVPLDTGFVRVTVQAEWEGIGTLVVILLLVAVFGAGIVRLVLRRRKERRAAAEAPLEDADV, from the coding sequence GTGCCGTTGACGACCCGCCGCGCCTGGCGCGCGCTGGCATCCGGGCTGCTCGCCGCGGCGGTGCTGGCGGTCGTCGCGAGCCCCGTCGCCGCCGATCCGGAGCCCGAGCAGACGCCCACGACGCGCACCGCGAGCGTCGCCACCGTCACCCCCGGCGTCGGCCCGCTGTCGATCGCCGTCATCATGCCGATCGTCGTGCCGCCGGAGCCCACCGGCCTCATCCCCGCCGAGGACCTCGCCCGCTACACGGCGTCGTTCGGCCTGCTCACCCGCCAGCTCGACGCGGTGCAGGGCTCGACGGTGACCCTCGCCGTCGACCCGATGGTGTTCGCGTCGATCCGCGTGCTCGGCAGCTCGGCCCCCGAGTCGGCGATCGCGTGGCTCGCCCGCCTCGAGGCCCTCGACGCCGAGGTGTTCACCCTCGCCTACGCGGACGCCGACGTCGCGGCCGCAGCCCGCACCGACACCCTCGACGTGCTCCAGCCGAGCGGCTTCGGCTTCGCACTCGACCCGGCCGACTTCACCCCGGTCGAGACCGCGAGCCCGAGCCCCACGCCCTCGCCCGAGCCGACGGCCCCCGTCGACCCGGATGCCGCCCCGCCGTTCCCGAGCACGGAGGACGTGCTCGCGTGGTCGAGCACCCTGCCCACGATCGCCTGGCCGGGCGCGTCGGGCATCGGACCGGATCAGCTCGCGCCCCTCGCGGCCGCCGGCTACGAGGACGTGCTGGTCTCCGACGAGTCGGTGGGCGCGCCCTCCACCCCGCTCGTGACGCTCGACGGCATCCAGGGCATCGTCACCGACACCGGTCTGTCGAGCCTGCTCGGCGACGCCGCCGGTGCCGTGACGGAGGCCGAGCTCACGAGCGCCCTCGAGGCGCTGCGCGCCGAGCTCGCGGCGGACGCGACGGAGACCCCGGGACGCGGGATCGTGCTCACCCTCGGCCGCGTCTGGCCGTACACGATGTCGTCGCTGCCCGAGGCGCTCACCGCGATCAACGCCGCCGCGTCCTCCCAGCTCGTGCCGCTGTCCGAGATCCTCGCCACCACGCCGTCGTCCGCAACCCTCGCCGAGGCCGCCGACGAGACCGAGCGCGACGCCGCGTTCACCGACGCCGCATCCGACGCCGCCGCCGAGCTCCAGTTCTCGTCGGTGCTCGCCGACCCGACGGTGCTGCTCGACCCGCGCCGACTCGAGCGGATCGCGCTGTACGGCCTCGGCTGGTCCTCCGACGCGAGCGGCTGGACGGATGCCGTCACCGCCTTCCACGAGCGCTCGCAGGAGATCACGAACTCCATCCGCCTCGAACGCGGCAGCGATGTGCTGCAGCTGGCCCGCAACACCGAGTTCCGGGTGTCGGTCAGCAACGCCCTCGAGTTCCCGGTGACGGTGCGCGTCAGCATCGACCCGAAGAGCCCCATCCTGCAGGTGGCCGAGCCCGTCGACCTCACGGTCGAGCCGGGCGCCACCGGCACCGCGTACCTCAAGGTCGAGGCGGTCGCCAACGGCGAGGTGCTCGTGCAGACCGATGTGCACAGCCCCACCGGGGTGCCGCTCGACACGGGCTTCGTGCGCGTCACGGTGCAGGCCGAGTGGGAGGGCATCGGCACCCTCGTCGTCATCCTGCTGCTCGTGGCGGTGTTCGGCGCCGGCATCGTGCGCCTCGTGCTGCGGCGGCGCAAGGAGCGGCGGGCCGCGGCCGAGGCACCGCTCGAGGACGCGGATGTCTGA